One stretch of Labrus bergylta chromosome 24, fLabBer1.1, whole genome shotgun sequence DNA includes these proteins:
- the fam171b gene encoding family with sequence similarity 171 member B: MPSAERHLPPPLLLLFLPSLLLISCLDGAVGAAEEGGGLPSSSSPGDNSLNVVVGDQSGIDPSTPGRSASPSDVTAESPFALKVLVRDMVTRQPLQGASVDVYINHTIKSSAQTGDTGDVLLWVDYSPGLSLTLLGNMEGYVPTPVPWSTNKRPLFSAVTLLLLPHTQGNIWLFEDSVIITGKLPDSSSQPKVKFPKNLLTVSDKSNISSLTVYLTVPQHHLAKDCANCTPGIISSKSVFRSIELKAVAAINVLLYSGGEELQVRGPIQISLPLRHNTHLRAADTVPAWAFNIKTGAWENQGLGIVKRVSDELVWTYTASHLGHWIAAPLPSTNNYLGHGSSLDFLSYHTYLLVGILGGTLAVVIGILSLLLCHCGTSHREPRRRRARFSKLTVVKKDQTTSTHMEEGLLFRSGENSLASCSVQCEPLSTPRHKANYNIYVEDPGSCLAAPFYENITLDRIKGSQQSSHYINNDEVARIREKSEQNKNMNTDNFFQDKLVHLYNQPVAIIQASELFSNQEQQLSGCKSATFPRNGAEYDTEPASKDSYTQTLPKHSQSGNSPQQSSQDEPQPLETPPQGQGPNPSVWGRYSNLLESSVSVPGTLNEAAGMQGFSSGHGVPSELQGISERTLLELTRGKPLSSHPRAWFVSLDGKPAAQVRHSIIELQNRHRPPSSNDTSLDSGVDMNEPQHSLRETERDRRSFRASSLPHHSRGGRYVEEQDLSSSESGTTATCTPEDPSLRNILDGSSGAIPNIPEERDGMDTSSAQEDSESRGTPPPRRLRKVREKGKTEKRSAKHVREGRPLAKRN, encoded by the exons ATGCCCTCTGCTGAACGCCACCTGCCGCCGCCGCTTCTGCTGCTCTTTCTTCCGTCGCTGCTACTGATTTCGTGCCTGGATGGAGCGGTGGGAGCAGCGGAGGAGGGCGGCGGCCTGCCTTCCTCCTCGTCGCCCGGGGACAATAGCCTCAACGTCGTGGTAGGAGACCAGTCCGGCATCGACCCGTCCACCCCGGGGAGATCTGCGAGCCCCTCCGATGTaacagcag AGTCCCCGTTCGCCCTGAAAGTCCTAGTGAGAGACATGGTGACCCGACAGCCGCTGCAGGGGGCTTCTGTGGATGTTTACATAAACCACACAATAAAGAgctcagcacaaacaggagatACAGGTGATGTTCTGCTCTGGGTGGATTACAGTCCAGGTCTCAGTTTGACTCTGCTGGGAAACATGGAGGGCTACGTCCCCACCCCTGTGCCCTGGAGCACCAACAAGAGACCCC ttTTCTCGGCtgtgacgctgctgctgctccctcACACTCAGGGCAACATCTGGTTGTTTGAAGACTCCGTCATCATCACTGGGAAGCTACCTG ACAGCTCATCTCAACCTAAGGTTAAGTTCCCCAAAAACCTCCTCACAGTGTCTGATAAGAGCAACATCTCCTCACTGACGGTGTACCTAACTGTACCACAGCACCACCTAGCTAAAGACTGTGCTAACTGCACTCCAGGCATCATCAGCAGCAAATCAG TGTTCAGGAGCATCGAGCTGAAGGCCGTGGCAGCCATTAACGTCCTGCTGTACTCTGGTGgtgaggagctgcaggtcagaggGCCGATTCAGATCAGTCTCCCCCTGAGACACAACACGCACCTCAGGGCTGCTGATACAGTACCAGCCTGGGCCTTTAACATAAAGACAG GTGCCTGGGAGAATCAGGGTCTGGGGATCGTGAAAAGAGTCAGTGATGAGTTGGTGTGGACCTACACCGCTTCACATCTGGGCCACTGGATCGCTGCTCCCCTTCCCTCAACAAACA ATTACCTGGGACATGGTAGCTCTCTGGATTTCTTATCGTACCACACTTACCTGTTGGTGGGAATTCTGGGTGGAACGCTGGCTGTAGTGATCGGAATTCTGTCCTTGCTGCTGTGTCACTGCGG AACTTCTCACCGAGAacccaggaggaggagagcacgCTTCTCCAAACTCACCGTGGTGAAAAAAGACCAAACCACCTCCACCCATATGGAAGAGGGTTTGCTTTTCAGATCCGGTGAAAACAGCCTTGCCTCCTGCAGCGTCCAGTGTGAACCCTTGTCCACGCCGCGTCACAAGGCCAACTACAACATCTACGTGGAGGATCCAGGGAGTTGCCTGGCTGCTCCTTTTTACGAGAACATCACTTTGGATCGAATCAAAGGTTCCCAACAGTCGTCTCACTACATCAACAATGATGAGGTGGCTCGAATTCGAGAGAAGTCAGAGCAGAACAAGAACATGAACACTGACAACTTCTTTCAAGATAAGCTGGTTCATCTGTACAACCAGCCAGTGGCGATTATTCAGGCGTCTGAGCTTTTCAGTAATCAAGAGCAGCAACTGTCAGGGTGTAAGTCTGCCACTTTTCCCCGCAACGGAGCAGAGTATGACACAGAACCAGCTAGTAAAGACAGCTACACCCAGACGCTACCCAAACACTCCCAAAGCGGCAACAGTCCACAGCAGAGCAGCCAGGATGAGCCACAGCCTCTGGAGACTCCTCCCCAAGGCCAAGGCCCAAACCCCAGCGTGTGGGGACGTTACAGTAACCTCCTGGAATCCTCCGTCTCCGTGCCCGGGACTCTTAATGAGGCAGCTGGGATGCAGGGCTTCAGCAGTGGGCATGGCGTACCCAGTGAGCTGCAGGGGATTTCAGAGCGTACCTTGTTGGAGTTGACCCGGGGAAAGCCCTTGTCATCTCACCCAAGAGCCTGGTTCGTCTCCTTGGATGGAAAGCCAGCCGCACAAGTTCGCCACTCCATCATCGAGCTCCAGAACCGCCACCGCCCACCGAGCAGCAACGACACCAGCCTGGACTCTGGTGTGGACATGAACGAGCCTCAGCATAGTTTGCGTGAGACGGAGCGTGACAGGCGTTCATTCCGAGCCTCGTCCCTGCCGCACCACAGCCGAGGGGGACGGTATGTCGAAGAGCAAGACCTGAGCAGTAGCGAGAGTGGCACAACCGCCACATGCACACCAGAGGACCCTTCTCTAAGGAACATTTTAGATGGAAGCAGCGGGGCTATACCCAACATTCCTGAAGAGCGAGATGGGATGGATACGTCCAGCGCTCAGGAAGACAGTGAGTCAAGAGGAACGCCACCTCCACGGCGCCTCAGGAAGGTGAGAGAGAAGGGCAAGACAGAAAAGAGGAGTGCCAAACATGTTCGAGAAGGGCGTCCTCTCGCCAAGCGAAACTAG
- the LOC109984178 gene encoding SLAIN motif-containing protein 1 isoform X3, with translation MEAAVLNPAIMPEVDCNRNTLNAELEVKKLQELVRKLERQNEQLRTRASGCTGGPHALPPAPAFKTYCRPNPLPSPLCQPSSGSFTPTEEPFQLPPYFHPHTGGDGAAAAWEEDDGEEASEPSVLDELELLDLDSLSCSDHSDETWLYTPSRACESSEDSISPLQWCRKALDCPKSEVEDARRSLSLRLEQGRSLRRMAFSPQSSIDSDLGAFEVEEDCIALGYKLQDLTDVQVMARLQEESLRQDFASTSSMLANRRSQSFTFQLSQLSAGPDLEEEDEEEDDEDYGLLPPPQPRLTRLPHSHTFSSIRDWRRSTSSLCTPPSTPSTPPYPSAGFAFPAQPQTQPQGLGLGLGLGLGLGLGSLCTAESQGFRPGSAEYENKLRRSMPNLVRTPSMPSVPVPTNPCASPSLLRNSQSFDSSSGLARLQSSIPSPGQLQNRVQSVGNFTSLSRQPLKATAYVSPTIKGSPSMPTSTSLQSLNTSMGANSGIPLLSKQPMSTSTLTAARSGLPRPASFIGPTSSTPRSKMAQPARSLLTPPKSLSTLSALRDSAWRDGCY, from the exons ATGGAAGCAGCGGTGCTGAACCCCGCGATAATGCCGGAGGTGGACTGCAACAGAAACACCCTGAACGCCGAGCTGGAGGTGaagaagctgcaggagctggtgcGGAAGCTGGAGCGGCAGAACGAGCAGCTGCGGACCCGGGCGAGCGGCTGCACCGGCGGGCCGCATGCGCTGCCGCCGGCCCCGGCGTTCAAGACCTACTGCCGGCCCAACCCACTGCCTTCACCGCTCTGTCAGCCGTCCTCGGGGTCCTTCACGCCCACGGAGGAGCCTTTCCAGCTTCCACCCTACTTCCACCCTCACACAGGCGGGGATGGAGCGGCTGCTGCTTGGGAGGAAGATGATGGGGAGGAAGCATCCGAGCCGTCGGTTCTGGACGAGCTGGAACTTTTGGACCTGGACTCTCTGTCCTGCTCGGATCACTCTGACGAAACCTG gttgTACACGCCGTCAAGAGCCTGTGAGTCCTCGGAGGACTCCATCAGTCCTCTGCAGTGGTGCCGGAAAGCTCTGGACTGTCCCAAGTCGGAGGTGGAGGACGCCAGGAGGTCGCTGTCCCTCCGACTGGAACAAG GTCGCAGCCTCCGACGCATGGCCTTCAGTCCTCAGTCGTCCATAGACAGCGACCTCGGCGCCTtcgaggtggaggaggactgcaTCGCTCTCGGATACAAGCTGCAGGACCTCACAGACGTCCAGGTCATGGCCCGACTGCAGGAGGAGA gtctAAGGCAGGACTTCGCCAGCACGTCGAGCATGCTCGCCAACCGCCGCAGCCAGAGCTTCACCTTCCAGCTCAGCCAGCTCAGCGCCGGGCCCGacctggaggaggaagacgaggaggaggacgacgaaGACTACGGCCTCCTGCCGCCGCCGCAGCCGCGCCTCACCCGCCTCCCGCACTCCCACACCTTCTCCAGCATCCGAGACTGGCGAAGAAGCACAAGCTCCCTGTGCACCCCTCCTTCCACCCCCTCCACTCCTCCGTACCCCTCCGCTGGGTTCGCCTTTCCAGCTCAACCCCAAACGCAGCCGCAGGGACTCGGCCTGGGACTGGGACTGGGACTGGGACTGGGACTCGGCAGCCTCTGCACGGCCGAGTCGCAGGGCTTCAGACCAGGATCAG CCGAATATGAGA ATAAACTGCGGCGGAGCATGCCTAACCTCGTCAGAACTCCCAGCATGCCAAGTGTGCCCGTTCCAACCAATCCTTGCGCTTCCCCTTCTTTGCTTCGTAACAGCCAGAGTTTTGATTCGTCCAGTGGGCTGGCTAGACTGCAGTCCTCAA tccCCTCCCCAGGCCAGCTCCAAAACCGGGTCCAGAGCGTCGGAAACTTCACCTCCTTATCACGGCAGCCGCTAAAAGCCACCGCCTACGTCAGCCCCACCATCAAGGGCTCCCCGTCCATGCCCACCTCCACCAGCCTCCAGTCTCTAAATACGAGCATGGGGGCTAACAGCGGGATCCCTCTGCTCAGTAAACAACCCATGTCCACTTCCACCCTGACCGCGGCACGCAGCGGCCTGCCCCGGCCCGCCTCCTTCATCGGCCCTACAAGCTCCACGCCCCGCAGCAAGATGGCCCAACCAGCACGAAG TTTGCTGACTCCTCCAAAGAGCTTGTCCACCCTCAGTGCCCTTCGTGACAGCGCCTGGAGAGACGGCTGCTACTGA
- the LOC109984178 gene encoding SLAIN motif-containing protein 1 isoform X1, with translation MEAAVLNPAIMPEVDCNRNTLNAELEVKKLQELVRKLERQNEQLRTRASGCTGGPHALPPAPAFKTYCRPNPLPSPLCQPSSGSFTPTEEPFQLPPYFHPHTGGDGAAAAWEEDDGEEASEPSVLDELELLDLDSLSCSDHSDETWLYTPSRACESSEDSISPLQWCRKALDCPKSEVEDARRSLSLRLEQVSRWRSSLSTPSPSSSTSSPGPPLSRVAGMSPISVPPSAKPCSTPQSLDRPAPPLSSPLHPVLHRTLSPVGKELSPVAERTPTFFPHSRSRSLRRMAFSPQSSIDSDLGAFEVEEDCIALGYKLQDLTDVQVMARLQEESLRQDFASTSSMLANRRSQSFTFQLSQLSAGPDLEEEDEEEDDEDYGLLPPPQPRLTRLPHSHTFSSIRDWRRSTSSLCTPPSTPSTPPYPSAGFAFPAQPQTQPQGLGLGLGLGLGLGLGSLCTAESQGFRPGSAEYENKLRRSMPNLVRTPSMPSVPVPTNPCASPSLLRNSQSFDSSSGLARLQSSIPSPGQLQNRVQSVGNFTSLSRQPLKATAYVSPTIKGSPSMPTSTSLQSLNTSMGANSGIPLLSKQPMSTSTLTAARSGLPRPASFIGPTSSTPRSKMAQPARSLLTPPKSLSTLSALRDSAWRDGCY, from the exons ATGGAAGCAGCGGTGCTGAACCCCGCGATAATGCCGGAGGTGGACTGCAACAGAAACACCCTGAACGCCGAGCTGGAGGTGaagaagctgcaggagctggtgcGGAAGCTGGAGCGGCAGAACGAGCAGCTGCGGACCCGGGCGAGCGGCTGCACCGGCGGGCCGCATGCGCTGCCGCCGGCCCCGGCGTTCAAGACCTACTGCCGGCCCAACCCACTGCCTTCACCGCTCTGTCAGCCGTCCTCGGGGTCCTTCACGCCCACGGAGGAGCCTTTCCAGCTTCCACCCTACTTCCACCCTCACACAGGCGGGGATGGAGCGGCTGCTGCTTGGGAGGAAGATGATGGGGAGGAAGCATCCGAGCCGTCGGTTCTGGACGAGCTGGAACTTTTGGACCTGGACTCTCTGTCCTGCTCGGATCACTCTGACGAAACCTG gttgTACACGCCGTCAAGAGCCTGTGAGTCCTCGGAGGACTCCATCAGTCCTCTGCAGTGGTGCCGGAAAGCTCTGGACTGTCCCAAGTCGGAGGTGGAGGACGCCAGGAGGTCGCTGTCCCTCCGACTGGAACAAG tctCCCGGTGGCGTAGCTCCctctccaccccctccccttcctcctccacttcctctcccGGGCCTCCTCTGAGCCGAGTGGCCGGAATGTCCCCCATCAGTGTTCCCCCTTCTGCCAAACCCTGCTCCACCCCTCAGTCACTGGACAGACCTg ctcctcccctctcctccccgcTCCACCCTGTCCTGCACCGGACCCTGAGTCCTGTAGGGAAGGAGCTCTCCCCTGTAGCTGAGAGGACTCCCACCTTCTTCCCCCACAGCCGCA GTCGCAGCCTCCGACGCATGGCCTTCAGTCCTCAGTCGTCCATAGACAGCGACCTCGGCGCCTtcgaggtggaggaggactgcaTCGCTCTCGGATACAAGCTGCAGGACCTCACAGACGTCCAGGTCATGGCCCGACTGCAGGAGGAGA gtctAAGGCAGGACTTCGCCAGCACGTCGAGCATGCTCGCCAACCGCCGCAGCCAGAGCTTCACCTTCCAGCTCAGCCAGCTCAGCGCCGGGCCCGacctggaggaggaagacgaggaggaggacgacgaaGACTACGGCCTCCTGCCGCCGCCGCAGCCGCGCCTCACCCGCCTCCCGCACTCCCACACCTTCTCCAGCATCCGAGACTGGCGAAGAAGCACAAGCTCCCTGTGCACCCCTCCTTCCACCCCCTCCACTCCTCCGTACCCCTCCGCTGGGTTCGCCTTTCCAGCTCAACCCCAAACGCAGCCGCAGGGACTCGGCCTGGGACTGGGACTGGGACTGGGACTGGGACTCGGCAGCCTCTGCACGGCCGAGTCGCAGGGCTTCAGACCAGGATCAG CCGAATATGAGA ATAAACTGCGGCGGAGCATGCCTAACCTCGTCAGAACTCCCAGCATGCCAAGTGTGCCCGTTCCAACCAATCCTTGCGCTTCCCCTTCTTTGCTTCGTAACAGCCAGAGTTTTGATTCGTCCAGTGGGCTGGCTAGACTGCAGTCCTCAA tccCCTCCCCAGGCCAGCTCCAAAACCGGGTCCAGAGCGTCGGAAACTTCACCTCCTTATCACGGCAGCCGCTAAAAGCCACCGCCTACGTCAGCCCCACCATCAAGGGCTCCCCGTCCATGCCCACCTCCACCAGCCTCCAGTCTCTAAATACGAGCATGGGGGCTAACAGCGGGATCCCTCTGCTCAGTAAACAACCCATGTCCACTTCCACCCTGACCGCGGCACGCAGCGGCCTGCCCCGGCCCGCCTCCTTCATCGGCCCTACAAGCTCCACGCCCCGCAGCAAGATGGCCCAACCAGCACGAAG TTTGCTGACTCCTCCAAAGAGCTTGTCCACCCTCAGTGCCCTTCGTGACAGCGCCTGGAGAGACGGCTGCTACTGA
- the LOC109984178 gene encoding SLAIN motif-containing protein 1 isoform X2, whose translation MEAAVLNPAIMPEVDCNRNTLNAELEVKKLQELVRKLERQNEQLRTRASGCTGGPHALPPAPAFKTYCRPNPLPSPLCQPSSGSFTPTEEPFQLPPYFHPHTGGDGAAAAWEEDDGEEASEPSVLDELELLDLDSLSCSDHSDETWLYTPSRACESSEDSISPLQWCRKALDCPKSEVEDARRSLSLRLEQVSRWRSSLSTPSPSSSTSSPGPPLSRVAGMSPISVPPSAKPCSTPQSLDRPAPPLSSPLHPVLHRTLSPVGKELSPVAERTPTFFPHSRSRSLRRMAFSPQSSIDSDLGAFEVEEDCIALGYKLQDLTDVQVMARLQEESLRQDFASTSSMLANRRSQSFTFQLSQLSAGPDLEEEDEEEDDEDYGLLPPPQPRLTRLPHSHTFSSIRDWRRSTSSLCTPPSTPSTPPYPSAGFAFPAQPQTQPQGLGLGLGLGLGLGLGSLCTAESQGFRPGSDKLRRSMPNLVRTPSMPSVPVPTNPCASPSLLRNSQSFDSSSGLARLQSSIPSPGQLQNRVQSVGNFTSLSRQPLKATAYVSPTIKGSPSMPTSTSLQSLNTSMGANSGIPLLSKQPMSTSTLTAARSGLPRPASFIGPTSSTPRSKMAQPARSLLTPPKSLSTLSALRDSAWRDGCY comes from the exons ATGGAAGCAGCGGTGCTGAACCCCGCGATAATGCCGGAGGTGGACTGCAACAGAAACACCCTGAACGCCGAGCTGGAGGTGaagaagctgcaggagctggtgcGGAAGCTGGAGCGGCAGAACGAGCAGCTGCGGACCCGGGCGAGCGGCTGCACCGGCGGGCCGCATGCGCTGCCGCCGGCCCCGGCGTTCAAGACCTACTGCCGGCCCAACCCACTGCCTTCACCGCTCTGTCAGCCGTCCTCGGGGTCCTTCACGCCCACGGAGGAGCCTTTCCAGCTTCCACCCTACTTCCACCCTCACACAGGCGGGGATGGAGCGGCTGCTGCTTGGGAGGAAGATGATGGGGAGGAAGCATCCGAGCCGTCGGTTCTGGACGAGCTGGAACTTTTGGACCTGGACTCTCTGTCCTGCTCGGATCACTCTGACGAAACCTG gttgTACACGCCGTCAAGAGCCTGTGAGTCCTCGGAGGACTCCATCAGTCCTCTGCAGTGGTGCCGGAAAGCTCTGGACTGTCCCAAGTCGGAGGTGGAGGACGCCAGGAGGTCGCTGTCCCTCCGACTGGAACAAG tctCCCGGTGGCGTAGCTCCctctccaccccctccccttcctcctccacttcctctcccGGGCCTCCTCTGAGCCGAGTGGCCGGAATGTCCCCCATCAGTGTTCCCCCTTCTGCCAAACCCTGCTCCACCCCTCAGTCACTGGACAGACCTg ctcctcccctctcctccccgcTCCACCCTGTCCTGCACCGGACCCTGAGTCCTGTAGGGAAGGAGCTCTCCCCTGTAGCTGAGAGGACTCCCACCTTCTTCCCCCACAGCCGCA GTCGCAGCCTCCGACGCATGGCCTTCAGTCCTCAGTCGTCCATAGACAGCGACCTCGGCGCCTtcgaggtggaggaggactgcaTCGCTCTCGGATACAAGCTGCAGGACCTCACAGACGTCCAGGTCATGGCCCGACTGCAGGAGGAGA gtctAAGGCAGGACTTCGCCAGCACGTCGAGCATGCTCGCCAACCGCCGCAGCCAGAGCTTCACCTTCCAGCTCAGCCAGCTCAGCGCCGGGCCCGacctggaggaggaagacgaggaggaggacgacgaaGACTACGGCCTCCTGCCGCCGCCGCAGCCGCGCCTCACCCGCCTCCCGCACTCCCACACCTTCTCCAGCATCCGAGACTGGCGAAGAAGCACAAGCTCCCTGTGCACCCCTCCTTCCACCCCCTCCACTCCTCCGTACCCCTCCGCTGGGTTCGCCTTTCCAGCTCAACCCCAAACGCAGCCGCAGGGACTCGGCCTGGGACTGGGACTGGGACTGGGACTGGGACTCGGCAGCCTCTGCACGGCCGAGTCGCAGGGCTTCAGACCAGGATCAG ATAAACTGCGGCGGAGCATGCCTAACCTCGTCAGAACTCCCAGCATGCCAAGTGTGCCCGTTCCAACCAATCCTTGCGCTTCCCCTTCTTTGCTTCGTAACAGCCAGAGTTTTGATTCGTCCAGTGGGCTGGCTAGACTGCAGTCCTCAA tccCCTCCCCAGGCCAGCTCCAAAACCGGGTCCAGAGCGTCGGAAACTTCACCTCCTTATCACGGCAGCCGCTAAAAGCCACCGCCTACGTCAGCCCCACCATCAAGGGCTCCCCGTCCATGCCCACCTCCACCAGCCTCCAGTCTCTAAATACGAGCATGGGGGCTAACAGCGGGATCCCTCTGCTCAGTAAACAACCCATGTCCACTTCCACCCTGACCGCGGCACGCAGCGGCCTGCCCCGGCCCGCCTCCTTCATCGGCCCTACAAGCTCCACGCCCCGCAGCAAGATGGCCCAACCAGCACGAAG TTTGCTGACTCCTCCAAAGAGCTTGTCCACCCTCAGTGCCCTTCGTGACAGCGCCTGGAGAGACGGCTGCTACTGA